The Podospora pseudocomata strain CBS 415.72m chromosome 1 map unlocalized CBS415.72m_1, whole genome shotgun sequence genome has a segment encoding these proteins:
- the ATG22 gene encoding Autophagy protein 22 (EggNog:ENOG503NV9W; COG:P), with amino-acid sequence MAPRNNPDHHQLLRPPPAPRLFSRLSYASKKSFRSHSSSFEADDERSSDHSGEEYLMSVDNSRRSSMSSLFAHSYRPPRYPGEDTRPTSQKELAGWYAYAFAAEVYVICASFIPILLESLARENGVLLSDRTTPCGPSNDKNSADGGQCVVYVLGMEINTASFAMYTFSISVLLQALLVVSISCAADHGNYRKKLLLAFGWIGSGSVMLYIFVSKDLYLFGALLAIISNTSLGASFVLLNSFLPLLVRHHPEVEHVAALDESDADEVEDESTADTDAERAMVDSTAALLPRQTSLGTPISKVRTREELTSIELGLSSQISAKGIGTGYLAALFLQCVAIFILIQMKNTTWSQRIVLFVIGAWWAIFTVPAAMWLRPRPGPPLPASSNHTGVRALFSYTIDAWKSLWRTMKLAGRLVDIMLFLGGWFLLSDAVATTSSTAILFAKTQLHMEPWALGMINVISTATGVIGAFSWSFISRKLNLQAHQTILACIALFELIPIYGLLGYLPFVKNWGVFGLQQPWEMYPLAAVYGVVLGGLSSYCRSLYGELIPPGSEAAFYALYAITDKGSSVFGPAIVGAIIDASGEIRPAFWFLAALVGFPAPLIWFIKVERGKREGKKLAEVIEGFKVGLSETDTSEGEGEGQRGILEGYETDR; translated from the exons ATGGCTCCCCGTAACAACccagatcatcatcagctgctgcgtccaccaccagcaccacgcCTCTTCTCCCGATTATCCTACGCGTCCAAAAAGTCTTTTCGATCGCATTCATCTTCTTTCGAGGCTGACGACGAGAGGTCAAGCGATCATTCTGGGGAGGAGTATCTGATGAGTGTTGACAACAGCAGGCGGAGCAGCATGAGCAGCCTGTTTGCGCACAGTTACCGGCCGCCGAGGTACCCGGGGGAGGACACGAGGCCGACGAGCCAGAAGGAGTTGGCTGGGTGGTATGCGTATGCTTTTGCGGCAGAGGTTTATGTTATCTGTG CATCATTCATCCCAATATTGCTCGAAAGCCTAGCAAGAGAAAATGGCGTTTTGTTATCCGATCGGACAACACCTTGTGGGCCAAGCAACGACAAGAATAGTGCAGATGGAGGACAGTGCGTGGTTTACGTGCTCGGCATGGAAATCAACACGGCAAGCTTCGCCATGTACACCTTCAGCATCAGCGTGTTACTGCAGGCGCTGCTGGTGGTCAGCATAAGCTGCGCGGCAGACCACGGCAACTATCGGAAGAAGCTGCTTCTTGCGTTTGGCTGGATTGGCAGCGGGAGTGTGATGCTTTACATTTTCGTGTCCAAAGACCTCTATCTTTTTGGCGCATTGCTGGCGATTATTTCGAATACTTCCCTAGGGGCGTCGTTTGTGTTGCTGAACTCGTTTCTGCCACTTCTTGTTAGGCATCACCCCGAAGTTGAGCATGTGGCCGCGCTGGATGAGAGTGATGccgatgaggtggaggatgagtcTACCGCCGACACGGATGCTGAGAGGGCCATGGTTGATTCGACTGCTGCTTTGCTACCGAGGCAGACATCGCTTGGGACCCCTATTTCGAAAGTGCGCACCCGGGAGGAGCTCACCTCGATTGAGCTCGGTCTGTCATCCCAAATCTCAGCCAAGGGGATTGGTACGGGTTACCTGGCCGCGTTGTTCCTACAGTGTGTCGCCATCTTCATTCTGATTCAGATGAAGAACACGACATGGTCACAACGGATTGTCCTCTTTGTCATCGGTGCATGGTGGGCTATCTTCACAGTCCCGGCTGCCATGTGGCTTCGTCCACGACCTGGCCCACCATTGCCAGCATCATCGAACCACACCGGTGTCagagccctcttctcctACACCATCGACGCATGGAAGTCTCTGTGGCGTACCATGAAGCTGGCTGGACGGCTGGTAGACATCATGCTCTTCCTTGGCGGGTGGTTCCTCCTCTCTGACGCCGttgccaccacctcttccaccgcCATCCTGTTCGCCAAAACCCAACTTCACATGGAACCGTGGGCCCTCGGCATGATCAACGTCATCTCGACCGCCACCGGCGTAATCGGGGCCTTCTCGTGGTCCTTCATCTCCCGCAAACTGAACCTCCAGGCTCACCAAACCATCCTCGCTTGCATCGCCCTCTTTGAACTCATCCCCATCTATGGCTTACTGGGTTACCTACCGTTTGTCAAGAATTGGGGCGTGTTTGGACTGCAGCAGCCCTGGGAGATGTACCCGCTCGCGGCCGTCTACGGTGTTGTCCTCGGGGGCTTGAGCAGTTACTGCCGGTCGTTGTACGGGGAGTTGATCCCCCCCGGATCCGAGGCGGCGTTTTATGCTCTTTATGCTATCACCGACAAGGGCTCGAGCGTGTTTGGTCCGGCGATTGTTGGTGCCATCATTGATGCGAGCGGGGAGATTAGGCCGGCGTTTTGGTTCCTGGCTGCGCTGGTTGGGTTTCCGGCGCCGTTGATTTGGTTTAtcaaggtggagagggggaagagggagggaaaGAAGCTGGCGGAGGTGATTGAGGGGTTCAAGGTTGGGTTGAGTGAGACTGATACtagtgagggggagggggaggggcagagggggattttggaggggtaTGAGACTGATCGGTGA
- a CDS encoding uncharacterized protein (COG:S; EggNog:ENOG503P5JG) produces the protein MAAPPEVSHGRGGAGNINPDDTKYVDGEVVRVGAEGSHGDGAFSTGRGGAANIADTGKKQTVRADKDLVPEAAIRPSQDTDYHTGRGGAGNEYKDASKEHAKKVVDGETNPVGLADRLKRKILGVFKK, from the exons ATGGCCGCTCCTCCTGAAGTTTCCCATGGCCGCGGTGGCGccggcaacatcaaccccgaTGACACCAAGTACGTCGACGGAGAGGTCGTCCGTGTTGGCGCCGAGGGCAGCCATGGCGATGGAGCTTTCAGCACTGGTCGTGGAG GCGCCGCCAACATCGCCGACACTGGCAAGAAGCAGACCGTCCGTGCCGACAAGGACTTGGTTCCCGAGGCTGCCATTCGTCCATCCCAGGACACGGACTACCACACTGGCCGCGGCGGTGCTGGTAACGAGTACAAGGATGCCTCCAAGGAGCACGccaagaaggtggtggacggGGAGACGAACCCTGTCGGTTTGGCGGACAGACTGAAGAGGAAGATTTTGGGAGTGTTCAAGAAATAG
- a CDS encoding uncharacterized protein (COG:O; EggNog:ENOG503P0FU), producing MPELLQAGVFDKDTLPLLQVILWAALQAMALAAVGDMTRGPNRPIYVETTPGDDDPLRIDPPDETPNAQGKEKGKQANIAVSLPQNSPTTWLPPPQLENEELNDGEHFLVDYPVPETLSSYPPALKDIPDTIRTVVRLSIDAVFERARSEKEAAVALPQRVAQDTTRQEEEEQATENQQKTEENELPAESLTTAVVVSPASRVEDQSLPSEAQTEPERPTLKPSRSWRRRVFSHRHLERYISQTGEKNKNQETPGSPSAFTRLTFKTLNRPSDGTKESREEIECTACLEPTKRADSVKAAICNHTYCKPCFEQLVLTGLQTEAQFPPKCCLNPIPCRTITKYTSRSTRKLYNEKSTEYATTDRIYCPIPDCGRWHDKTTIITPQTGTTTTPYLKCTKGHKMCPTCHQKAHKKTEYCPQDPDYLCTKAFIQESGWQKCHRCKRVVEHVSGCRHMTCPCGGQFCYVCGARWKTCFCTDRQVDVMKSKAAARRHEKQQQQQSEPASSSSQASQPTTTPADEPTLARLTQISEHSSLLTFIMTSITDHQSDILITSHSRETSQLVKSHALRRRSLNLNQSTALARMQNSHIAGVASLQKKHEGVEREFSLKVGEFPSDSIPDVGKSPEERKLQTGYVTLNQKMRSTQNREMGMLKLEQIVEKGGKERELMREREELEQELGHEARELRRRQVMEAEWGRLVWEERGRMLREMEEREREVVILEGGGE from the exons ATGCCAGAACTTCTACAGGCTGGTGTTTTCGACAAAGACACCCTGCCACTTCTGCAGGTCATTCTGTGGGCAGCTTTGCAAGCCATGGCTCTCGCTGCAGTTGGAGATATGACAAGGGGACCGAATCGGCCTATTTATGTCGAGACCACGCCAGGAGACGACGATCCGCTGCGCATAGATCCACCAGACGAGACCCCGAACGCTCAAggcaaagaaaaaggaaaacagGCAAATATTGCTGTCAGCCTTCCTCAGAACTCACCCACAACGTGgttaccaccaccgcagctTGAAAACGAAGAATTGAATGACGGCGAACACTTCCTCGTCGATTACCCCGTGCCAGAAACCCTTTCCTCGTACCCACCCGCGCTCAAAGATATACCAGATACAATCCGCACGGTTGTACGATTATCGATAGACGCAGTCTTTGAACGAGCCCGTTCAGAGAAAGAGGCGGCTGTGGCATTGCCCCAGCGTGTGGCCCAAGACACGACGAgacaggaggaagaggaacagGCAACAGAAAATCAACAAAAGACAGAAGAAAATGAATTACCCGCGGAGAGTTTGACAACGGCGGTGGTCGTTTCGCCCGCTTCTCGCGTGGAGGATCAATCACTACCAAGCGAGGCTCAAACCGAGCCAGAACGACCAACACTCAAGCCATCCCGGTCCTGGCGTCGCAGGGTGTTCTCTCATCGCCACTTGGAGCGGTATATATCTCAGACCGGCGAAAAGAATAAGAACCAGGAAACTCCAGGATCGCCCAGTGCTTTTACCAGGCTCACATTCAAAACCCTCAACCGTCCCTCAGACGGCACCAAGGAATCTAGAGAAGAGAT AGAATGCACCGCCTGTCTCGAACCCACTAAAAGAGCAGACTCGGTAAAAGCCGCCATATGCAACCACACCTACTGCAAACCCTGCTTCGAGCAGCTCgtcctcaccggcctccaAACCGAAGCCCAATTCCCCCCAAAATGCTgcctcaaccccatcccctgCCGCACCATCACAAAGTACACCTCACGATCAACCCGAAAACTCTACAACGAAAAATCTACCGAATACGCAACCACCGACAGAATCTACTGCCCCATCCCCGACTGCGGCCGATGGCACGATaaaaccaccatcatcaccccccaaacaggcaccaccaccaccccctacCTCAAGTGCACCAAAGGCCACAAAATGTGTCCCACCTGCCACCAAAAAGCCCACAAAAAAACCGAATACTGCCCCCAAGACCCAGACTACCTCTGCACCAAAGCCTTCATCCAAGAGTCCGGCTGGCAAAAATGCCACCGCTGCAAACGCGTCGTAGAGCACGTGTCCGGATGTAGACACATGACCTGCCCCTGCGGCGGCCAGTTCTGCTACGTCTGCGGCGCCAGGTGGAAGACTTGCTTCTGCACAGACAGACAGGTAGACGTGATGAAATCAAAAGCCGCCGCGCGCCGGCATGagaaacaacagcaacaacagagCGAAcctgccagcagcagcagtcaagcttcacaacccaccaccaccccagctgATGAACCAACACTCGCGAGACTGACCCAAATATCCGAGCACTCCTCCCTTCTCACCTTTATCATGACCTCGATAACGGACCACCAATCTGACATTTTAATCACGTCTCACTCCCGCGAAACATCCCAGCTCGTCAAGTCCCATGCCCTTCGCCGTCGCAGCTTGAATCTAAACCaatccaccgccctcgcccgCATGCAAAACTCCCACATTGCAGGTGTTGCCTCCCTTCAAAAGAAACACGAAGGCGTCGAAAGGGAGTTTTCTCTCAAAGTAGGGGAATTCCCCTCTGACTCTATCCCAGACGTAGGGAAATCACCAGAGGAGAGGAAACTCCAGACTGGATACGTCACCCTAAACCAAAAAATGAGATCAACACAAAACAGAGAGATGGGGATGTTAAAACTGGAGCAAAttgtggaaaaggggggaaaggagagGGAATTaatgagggagagggaagaacTTGAGCAGGAACTAGGACACGAGGCTAGGGAGCTGAGACGGAGGCAAGTTATGGAGGCAGAGTGGGGGAGGctggtttgggaggagagggggaggatgttgagggagatggaggagagggagagggaggttgttATTTtagaggggggaggagagtaG
- a CDS encoding uncharacterized protein (EggNog:ENOG503P6N8; COG:S) — protein MDFDVISFKVQHVNNLKSLCIIQLRYTQHPKMRLSGLQKEVLGLYRQCLRECRKKPEATRKHFQTFAREEFEKSISLDKRDFSAIEFLLRKGRRQLEMYASPGVKDIRK, from the exons ATGGATTTCGACGTCATCTCATTCAAGGTGCAGCATGTCAATAATCTCAAATCGCTCTGCATCATCCAATTGCGCTACACTCAACACCCCAAGATGCGTCTCTCAGGTCTCCAAAAAGAAGTCCTCGGTCTTTATCGGCAGTGTCTTCGAGAATGCCGCAAGAAGCCGGAGGCCACACGGAAACACTTTCAGACCTTTGCTCG cgaggagtttgagaaaAGCATCAGTCTAGACAAAAGAGACTTCTCTGCAATTGAATTCCTACTGCGCAAGGGTCGTCGCCAGCTCGAAATGTATGCATCACCAGGGGTCAAAGACATCAGGAAATAA
- a CDS encoding uncharacterized protein (EggNog:ENOG503P9B1) has protein sequence MIRKSMNPKQREEAATTRTDPKTDSERTLDEFVRELEEFAKAFEGTRGSLLLSTPSTTASVRTVRELLPWREEFWEVGLAVTSCEQKGQVRRYDEGGKKLGVCRTRRLDQFGGSNVPKVGAKGKGGLGMGVVKGVSSLDITLGAKELSFGTGVMEGVASLGSKESSSGTVAVYKPRRGMMADETEMKEGGSRSRNNEIYSGSSSTSVEPVKLAAVEKRVVRARASTVFLANKPLPVAPASSVTASSEDVGTTVGSQSEVKPEGYQKLGSSSGSEKEPLLSLSEQRVNSSSGARSVKGKEVDRGGGEDEKVLPALLPPRTAPQVRHGIKSDWQAGGSMVSAWRQLPTTIVEEKEPSPEKEGRVLGEKGSIDREQKLLMENKGVNQAHGLNKPAGVLKTKTELEAKGKGINTPMPTPAQGKTPVKAPFVINRGVITKTPELLLPQTWEHHPLGTPSSFKRALDDVVRKLDAMEVRECSSPFGAVSSPTTMKITTSSSTKKRTSSSSGSNGKPSSPTTPAQRLQKAVMMRRERMDAEQQQQQQQCVNLPPSASIVQPVRSREYIPYMMPPPGGLGFRPSELNSSRGLGQGRNLRKGLFAGVGAREMEDDRDISDEDMLKGLKIICAASADKEFDGLVRRETGLRLRRFLADLRTFEFLGGNGQVPRVGGGGRQQMGVMEKRKRDVQVERENRRRSIRGMDGLRGLGDGKNMKESKREGMGVRESVRDRDTRRRFRGLGNGLMR, from the exons ATGATCCGGAAAA GTATGAACCCCAAGCAGCGGGAAGAAGCAGCCACAACAAGAACCGACCCCAAAACCGACTCTGAACGAACCCTTGACGAATTTGTCCGtgagctggaggagtttGCAAAGGCGTTTGAGGGGACTCGTGGGTCGTTGTTATTGTCTACACCGTCAACGACGGCTTCGGTGAGGACGGTGCGGGAGCTTTTGCcatggagggaggagttttgggaggtggggttggcggtTACTTCTTGCGAGCAGAAGGGACAGGTGAGGAGGTatgatgaggggggaaagaagTTGGGGGTGTGtaggacgaggaggttggatcAGTTTGGGGGGAGTAATGTGCCGAAGGTTGGggcgaaggggaaggggggtttggggatgggcGTCGTGAAGGGGGTTTCGTCTTTGGATATCACTTTGGGTGCTAAAGAGTTGAGTTTTGGGACGGGGGTtatggagggggtggcctCTTTGGGGAGTAAGGAGTCAAGTTCGGGGACGGTGGCTGTTTATAAGCCGAGACGGGGGATGATGGCTGATGAGACGGAGATGAAAGAGGGGGGCAGCAGGTCGCGGAATAACGAGATTTATTCGGGGTCGAGTAGTACGTCTGTTGAGCCGGTTaagctggcggcggtggagaagagggttgtTAGGGCGAGGGCGAGTACGGTGTTTTTGGCGAATAAGCCTTTGCCTGTTGCGCCGGCGTCGTCTGTGACGGCGAGTTCGGAGGATGTGGGAACTACGGTGGGATCGCAGAGTGAGGTAAAACCGGAGGGATATCAGAAGCTGGGGTCTAGTTCTGGGAGTGAGAAGGAGCCGTTGCTGTCGCTTTCGGAGCAGCGGGTGAATAGTTCCTCGGGGGCGAGGTcggtgaaggggaaggaggtggataggggagggggggaagatgagaaggtgttgcctgcgctgctgccgccaAGGACGGCGCCGCAGGTGAGGCATGGGATCAAGAGTGATTGGCAGGCTGGGGGTAGTATGGTTAGTGCGTGGAGGCAGTTGCCTACTACTAttgttgaggagaaggagccgtcgccggagaaggaggggagggtgttgggggagaaggggagtaTCGATCGGGAGCAGAAGCTATTGATGGAAAACAAGGGTGTTAATCAGGCGCATGGCTTGAACAAGCCGGCGGGAGTTTTGAAGACAAAGACAGAGTTGGAggcgaaggggaaggggattAATACTCCTATGCCAACACCAGCTCAGGGGAAGACACCGGTAAAGGCACCATTTGTCATAAATCGCGGCGTTATCACCAAGACAcctgagcttctcctcccccaaacatgggaacaccaccccctcggcACGCCATCCTCCTTTAAGAGAGCGCTCGATGACGTGGTGCGAAAACTCGACGCGATGGAGGTGAGGGAatgctcctccccctttggTGCGGTGTCATCGCCAACGACAATGAAAATCacaacaagcagcagcaccaaaaaaagaacgtcttcgtcgtctggGAGCAACGGgaaaccctcctcaccaacaacaccggcgcagaggctgcagaaggcggtgatgatgagaagggagaggatggatgctgagcagcagcagcagcagcagcagtgtgTTAACTTGCCCCCTTCTGCTTCTATTGTTCAACCGGTACGTTCACGGGAGTATATACCGTATATGATGCCGCCTCctggagggttggggttcaGGCCGAGTGAGTTGAACTCTTCTAGAGGGTTGGGGCAAGGGCGGAATTTGAGGAAGGGGCTTTTTGCGGGGGTGGGAGCAAGGGAGATGGAAGACGACAGGGATATTTCTGATGAGGATATGCTGAAGGGACTGAAGATTATTTGTGCGGCGTCGGCGGATAAGGAGTTTGATGGGTTagtgaggagggagacggggttgaggttgaggaggtttttggcAGATTTGAGGACTTTTGAGTTTTTGGGCGGGAATGGGCAGGTGCCtagggttggtggtggtgggcggcaACAGATGGGGGTTAtggaaaagaggaagagggatgtGCAAGTTGAACGGGAGAATAGAAGACGGAGTATtagggggatggatgggttgaggGGTCTTGGGGATGGAAAGAATATGAAGGAGAGTAAGAGAGAGGGAATGGGAGTTAGAGAGAGTGTGCGGGATAGGGATACTAGGAGGAGGtttagggggttggggaaTGGACTGATGAGGTAG
- a CDS encoding uncharacterized protein (EggNog:ENOG503NUYQ; COG:P) has protein sequence MGIFDKKPQAAAAEVAQEEAPQFERVNWRQEPGLRKLYFFAIILCVASATTGYDGMLFNAVQNMEQWDSYFERPRGSLLGLVGALYQIGSLVSIPIVPLLADNFGRKLPIAIGCVIMIVGAVIQGSCTNIRVFMGGRVLLGFGNSLAQISSPMLLTEICHPQHRGRLTSVYNCLWNVGALIVSWLAFGTAYVPTDWSWRVPALLQALPSLIQLAFIYWVPESPRFLIAKDKHDQALAMLAKYHANGNDQHPTVQFEYQEIKETIRLEYEAKGNSSYADFFRTKGNRYRFAVLISLGIFSQWSGNAIISNYSSKLYDSAGVTDQTAKLGLGAGQTCLALIVSVTMAMLVDKVGRRPMFLASTGGMFCTFVFWTICSALWDTKQSPGADKAMIFFIWVFGIMYSLAWSGLLVGYAIEILPYKLRAKGLMVMNLSVQCALTLNIYANPVAFDFFGPTNSTWKLYLIYTCWIFLELAFVYFMYVETKGPTLEELAKIIDGDEAEVARVDLNQVEKETQISETKSA, from the exons CTCCTCAGTTTGAGAGAGTCAACTGGCGTCAGGAGCCCGGTCTTCGCAAGCTCTACTTCTTCGCCATCATTCTTTGCGTTGCCTCTGCTACCACCGGTTACGATGG TATGCTTTTCAACGCTGTCCAGAACATGGAGCAGTGGGACAGCTACTTCGAGAGACCCAGAGGTTCCCTCCTCGGTCTCGTCGGTGCTCTCTACCAGATTGGTTCTTTGGTCTCTATCCCTATCGT CCCTCTCCTCGCCGATAACTTTGGTCGCAAGCTCCCCATCGCCATTGGCTGCGTTATCATGATTGTCGGTGCCGTCATCCAGGGTTCTTGCACCAACATCCGTGTCTTCATGGGTGGCCGTGTCCTCCTCGGTTTCGGCAACTCCCTCGCCCAGATCTCGTCTCCCATGCTTCTCACCGAAATCTGCCATCCCCAGCATCGTGGCCGTCTTACCAGCGTCTACAACTGCCTGTGGAACGTCGGTGCCTTGATCGTCTCCTGGCTCGCCTTCGGCACCGCCTACGTCCCCACCGACTGGTCGTGGCGTGTGCCCGCCCTTCTCCAGGCCCTCCCCTCGCTCATCCAGCTTGCCTTCATCTACTGGGTCCCCGAGTCCCCCCGTTTCCTCATTGCCAAGGACAAGCATGACCAGGCTCTTGCTATGCTCGCCAAGTACCACGCCAACGGCAACGACCAGCACCCCACCGTCCAGTTCGAGTAccaggagatcaaggagaccATCCGTCTCGAGTACGAGGCCAAGGGCAACTCCAGCTACGCCGATTTCTTCCGCACCAAGGGCAACCGCTACAGATTCGCcgtcctcatctccctcggtATCTTCTCCCAGTGGTCTGGTAACGCTATCATCTCCAACTACTCCTCCAAGCTCTACGACTCGGCCGGTGTCACCGACCAGACTGCCAAGCTCGGTCTCGGTGCCGGCCAGACCTGCCTTGCCCTCATCGTCTCCGTCACCATGGCCATGCTTGTCGACAAGGTCGGTCGCCGCCCCATGTTCCTGGCCTCCACCGGTGGCATGTTCTGCACCTTTGTCTTCTGGACCATCTGCTCTGCTCTCTGGGACACCAAGCAGTCCCCCGGTGCCGACAAGGCCATGATCTTCTTCATCTGGGTCTTCGGCATCATGTACTCTCTCGCCTGGTCCGGTCTCCTCGTCGGCTACGCCATCGAGATCCTCCCCTACAAGCTCCGCGCCAAGGGTCTCATGGTCATGAACTTGTCCGTCCAGTGCGCTCTCACCCTCAACATCTACGCCAACCCCGTCGCCTTCGACTTCTTCGGCcccaccaacagcacctGGAAGCTCTACCTCATCTACACCTGCTGGATCTTCCTCGAGCTTGCCTTTGTCTACTTCATGTATGTCGAGACCAAGGGCCCCACCctcgaggagctcgccaagatcatcgacggtgacgaggctgaggttgCCCGCGTCGACCTTAACCAGGTCGAGAAGGAGACTCAGATCAGCGAGACCAAGTCTGCTTAA